A genomic segment from Gilvibacter sp. SZ-19 encodes:
- a CDS encoding SPFH domain-containing protein, with amino-acid sequence MEYILIGPALLFSLLILVSAFFMVKQQTAAVVERFGRFVGIRSSGLRFKIPLVDRIAGRINLKIQQLDVIVETKTKDDVFVRLKISVQFQVIKDKVYEAFYKLENPHDQITSYVFDVVRAEVPKMKLDYVFERKDDIAIAVKRELNEAMLDYGYDIIKTLVTDIDPDVQVKAAMNRINAAEREKVAAEYEAEAERIKIVAKARAEAESKRLQGQGIADQRREIARGLEESVDVLNNVGINSQEASALIVVTQHYDTLQSIGEETNTNLILLPNSPQAGSDMLNNMIASFTASNQIGEEMKKQNAARGLGKNKSE; translated from the coding sequence ATGGAGTATATTCTTATTGGTCCTGCCCTCTTGTTTAGTTTACTCATCCTAGTCTCTGCCTTTTTTATGGTGAAGCAACAGACAGCCGCTGTTGTGGAAAGATTCGGACGGTTTGTCGGAATTAGAAGTTCGGGGTTGCGATTTAAAATCCCTTTGGTGGATCGCATCGCCGGGCGAATCAACCTAAAGATCCAACAGTTGGATGTAATTGTTGAGACCAAAACCAAAGACGACGTGTTTGTGCGTCTTAAGATCTCTGTTCAGTTTCAAGTGATCAAAGACAAAGTGTACGAAGCCTTTTACAAGCTAGAAAACCCACACGATCAGATCACTAGTTATGTGTTCGATGTGGTGCGTGCAGAAGTGCCAAAAATGAAACTCGACTACGTTTTTGAGCGTAAAGACGACATTGCCATCGCCGTAAAGCGTGAGCTCAATGAAGCTATGCTCGATTACGGATACGATATTATTAAGACCCTAGTTACCGATATTGATCCGGACGTACAGGTAAAAGCTGCGATGAACCGAATCAACGCCGCGGAGCGTGAAAAAGTTGCCGCCGAATATGAAGCAGAAGCAGAGCGAATCAAGATCGTTGCCAAAGCTCGTGCGGAGGCAGAAAGCAAGCGCTTACAAGGTCAGGGTATTGCAGATCAGCGACGCGAAATAGCCCGTGGTCTAGAAGAGTCTGTAGATGTTCTAAACAACGTTGGTATCAACTCTCAGGAAGCCTCTGCCTTAATTGTGGTAACGCAACATTACGATACCCTACAGTCTATAGGCGAAGAGACCAATACCAACTTGATCTTGTTGCCTAACTCTCCACAAGCGGGAAGTGATATGCTCAACAATATGATCGCTTCTTTCACAGCCAGTAACCAAATTGGTGAGGAGATGAAAAAGCAGAACGCAGCCCGTGGTCTGGGGAAAAATAAATCTGAATAA